The following proteins come from a genomic window of Cronobacter muytjensii ATCC 51329:
- the kdpF gene encoding K(+)-transporting ATPase subunit F — MSAGLITGIVLVFLLLGYLVYALINAEAF; from the coding sequence GTGAGTGCAGGCCTTATAACCGGCATCGTGCTGGTTTTCCTGTTACTGGGCTATCTGGTATACGCCCTGATTAATGCGGAGGCGTTCTGA
- the kdpC gene encoding potassium-transporting ATPase subunit KdpC: MATLRPALAVLIFLTLITGGVYPLATTVLGQWWFKDQAQGSLIRQNDEVRGSRLIGQAFSEAKYFQGRPSATAEAPYNPMASGGSNLAASNPELDKQVQARVAALRAANPEARTAVPVELVTASASGLDYGISPDAAFWQAPRVAQARGISEAEVGRLIREATQAPLAGFLGQPVVNVLQLNLALDALQP; encoded by the coding sequence ATGGCTACGTTACGCCCTGCACTCGCAGTACTGATTTTTCTGACGCTTATTACCGGTGGCGTTTACCCGCTGGCCACTACCGTGCTCGGCCAGTGGTGGTTTAAGGATCAGGCGCAAGGATCGCTTATCCGCCAGAATGATGAGGTGCGCGGCTCGCGCCTCATCGGCCAGGCATTCAGCGAGGCGAAATATTTCCAGGGCCGCCCTTCCGCCACCGCCGAAGCGCCTTATAATCCAATGGCTTCCGGCGGCAGCAATCTCGCCGCCAGCAACCCGGAGCTGGATAAACAGGTTCAGGCGCGCGTGGCCGCGCTGCGCGCCGCCAACCCGGAGGCCCGCACGGCGGTGCCGGTGGAGCTGGTGACGGCGTCCGCCAGCGGTCTTGACTACGGCATCTCGCCAGACGCCGCGTTCTGGCAGGCACCGCGCGTGGCGCAGGCGCGCGGGATCTCTGAAGCGGAAGTCGGACGGCTTATCCGCGAGGCGACCCAGGCGCCGCTCGCCGGTTTCCTCGGCCAGCCGGTAGTGAATGTGCTGCAACTCAATCTGGCGCTGGACGCCCTGCAACCGTAA
- a CDS encoding type 2 GTP cyclohydrolase I, which translates to MKNSELEQLINDKLNSATFSDYAPNGLQVEGRDEVHKIITGVTASQALLDEAVRQQADAVIVHHGYFWKGESPVVRGMKRNRLKTLLANDINLYGWHLPLDAHPQLGNNVQLAQLLGIEVKGEIEPLVPWGELSMAVSGPEFASWLEARLGRRPLWCGDTGPDLVKRVAWCTGGGQSFIDSAARFGVDAFITGEVSEQTIHSAREQGLHFYAAGHHATERGGIRALSEWLNETTDLDVTFIDIPNPA; encoded by the coding sequence ATGAAAAACAGCGAACTGGAACAACTGATTAACGACAAGCTTAACAGCGCGACGTTCAGCGACTACGCGCCGAACGGGTTGCAGGTCGAGGGCCGCGACGAGGTGCATAAAATCATCACTGGCGTGACCGCAAGCCAGGCGCTGCTCGATGAAGCCGTGCGCCAGCAGGCGGACGCCGTCATTGTGCACCACGGTTATTTCTGGAAGGGCGAATCGCCGGTGGTACGCGGCATGAAGCGCAACCGTCTGAAAACGCTGCTCGCCAACGATATTAACCTCTACGGCTGGCATCTGCCGCTCGACGCGCACCCGCAACTGGGCAATAACGTGCAGCTGGCGCAACTGCTTGGCATTGAGGTGAAAGGCGAAATCGAACCGCTGGTGCCGTGGGGTGAACTCTCGATGGCGGTTTCTGGCCCGGAATTCGCCTCCTGGCTTGAGGCGCGTCTGGGGCGGCGCCCGCTGTGGTGCGGCGATACCGGCCCCGATCTCGTTAAACGCGTCGCCTGGTGTACCGGCGGCGGCCAGAGCTTTATCGACAGCGCGGCGCGCTTCGGCGTCGATGCGTTTATTACCGGCGAAGTATCGGAGCAGACCATTCACTCGGCGCGCGAGCAGGGGCTGCACTTCTACGCCGCCGGCCACCACGCCACCGAGCGCGGCGGCATTCGCGCGCTCAGTGAATGGCTGAATGAAACCACCGATCTGGACGTGACCTTTATCGATATCCCGAATCCGGCTTAA
- the phrB gene encoding deoxyribodipyrimidine photo-lyase, producing the protein MTTHLVWFRADLRVFDNLALAAACRDPDARVIGLFISTPQQWRDHTLAPRQAAFIWQNLAALQQALAKRGIPLFTCDAPDFAAAVETLATFCDEHQVSALFYNYQYELNEARRDAAVERRLAERVACQGFDDSVMLPPGSVVTGNGEMYKVFTPYSRAFLRRLGEGLPPCVSAPKPRAGGALSDLPALAPFDYPSETPDALLFPAGEEAALQRLREFCQTAAGDYPEKRDFPALRGTSLLSPYLAIGVLSPRQCLHRLLTEHPRALEGGSGAVWLNELIWREFYRHLIVAWPHLCRHQPFIDWTARVAWQQNDAHFQAWCEGRTGYPIVDAAMRQMNATGWMHNRLRMITASFLVKDLLVDWRRGERYFMSQLIDGDFAANNGGWQWAASTGTDAAPYFRIFNPVTQGQRFDADGDFIRRWVPELSHVPGKAVHEPHVWAKKHGATLRYPQPIVDHKQARVATLAAYEAARKA; encoded by the coding sequence ATGACCACGCATCTGGTCTGGTTTCGCGCGGATTTACGCGTCTTTGATAACCTGGCGCTCGCCGCCGCCTGCCGTGACCCCGACGCGCGGGTCATCGGTCTGTTTATCTCCACCCCGCAGCAGTGGCGCGATCACACCCTCGCGCCGCGCCAGGCGGCGTTTATCTGGCAAAACCTTGCGGCATTGCAACAGGCGCTCGCGAAGCGGGGCATTCCGCTCTTTACCTGCGACGCGCCCGATTTCGCCGCCGCCGTGGAGACGCTGGCGACGTTTTGCGACGAGCATCAGGTATCGGCGCTGTTTTATAACTACCAGTATGAACTGAACGAGGCACGGCGTGACGCGGCGGTCGAACGCCGGCTGGCTGAGCGCGTCGCCTGCCAGGGCTTCGATGACAGCGTGATGCTGCCGCCCGGCAGCGTCGTGACCGGCAACGGCGAGATGTATAAAGTTTTCACGCCTTACAGCCGGGCATTTTTGCGCCGTCTGGGCGAAGGGCTGCCGCCATGCGTCAGCGCGCCGAAACCGCGCGCGGGCGGTGCGTTAAGCGACCTGCCCGCGCTTGCGCCCTTTGATTACCCCAGCGAGACGCCGGACGCGCTGCTGTTTCCGGCAGGCGAAGAGGCCGCGCTGCAACGCCTGCGCGAGTTTTGCCAGACGGCGGCGGGTGACTACCCGGAAAAGCGCGATTTCCCGGCGCTTCGCGGCACCAGTCTGCTCTCGCCATATCTCGCCATCGGCGTGCTGTCGCCGCGCCAGTGTCTGCATCGTCTGTTAACCGAACACCCGCGCGCGCTGGAAGGCGGCAGCGGGGCGGTCTGGCTGAATGAGCTTATCTGGCGCGAATTCTACCGTCATCTTATCGTCGCCTGGCCGCACCTGTGCCGCCATCAGCCGTTTATCGACTGGACGGCGCGGGTGGCATGGCAGCAGAACGACGCGCACTTTCAGGCCTGGTGCGAAGGCCGGACGGGTTACCCGATTGTGGACGCCGCCATGCGCCAGATGAACGCGACTGGCTGGATGCACAACCGGCTGCGGATGATCACCGCGAGCTTTCTGGTCAAAGACTTACTGGTCGACTGGCGGCGCGGCGAACGCTATTTTATGTCGCAACTGATCGACGGCGATTTCGCGGCCAATAACGGCGGCTGGCAGTGGGCGGCCTCGACCGGCACCGACGCCGCGCCCTATTTCCGTATTTTTAACCCTGTCACGCAGGGGCAGCGGTTTGACGCCGACGGCGATTTTATTCGCCGCTGGGTGCCGGAGCTGAGCCATGTTCCCGGTAAGGCGGTGCACGAGCCGCATGTCTGGGCTAAAAAACACGGCGCAACGCTGCGCTACCCGCAGCCGATAGTCGATCACAAACAGGCGCGCGTCGCGACGCTCGCGGCCTATGAAGCGGCCCGCAAGGCATAA
- a CDS encoding YbgA family protein, whose translation MSVKIPVGISACLLGENVRFDGGHKRLAFAVEELAPWVKYEPVCPEMAVGLPVPRPALRLVKTDDGHLALRFSDKRDGDLTEEMAAFSRERVSRLEHLCGYIVCAKSPSCGMERVRVYDQDGKNNRKAGRGIYTDILMNALPWLPVEEDGRLHDPAIRENFVERIYTLHELHALRAEGLSRGNLIAFHSRYKLLLLAHSQPLYRELGRFVAAIDKWESLDAYFEEYRLRLMALLSIQATRRNHTNVLMHVQGYFRNQLNGRQRQELSTLIDRYRQGTQPLLAPVTLLKHYMAEFPDPYLDQQRYFEPYPEALRLRYGR comes from the coding sequence ATGAGTGTAAAAATCCCTGTTGGCATTAGCGCCTGTCTTTTAGGGGAAAATGTGCGTTTCGACGGCGGCCATAAACGGCTGGCCTTTGCGGTGGAAGAGCTTGCGCCCTGGGTAAAATATGAGCCGGTCTGCCCCGAAATGGCGGTTGGCCTGCCTGTGCCACGCCCGGCGCTCCGTCTGGTGAAAACCGACGACGGCCATCTCGCGCTGCGCTTTAGCGATAAACGCGACGGGGATCTCACTGAAGAGATGGCTGCCTTTTCACGCGAGCGCGTCAGCCGCCTTGAACACCTGTGCGGCTATATCGTCTGCGCCAAGTCGCCAAGCTGCGGTATGGAGCGCGTGCGCGTCTACGATCAGGACGGTAAAAACAACCGAAAAGCCGGACGCGGCATCTATACCGATATTCTGATGAACGCGCTGCCCTGGCTTCCGGTGGAAGAGGACGGGCGTCTGCACGATCCGGCCATTCGCGAAAATTTCGTCGAACGCATCTATACCCTGCATGAACTCCACGCGCTGCGCGCCGAAGGGCTGAGCCGCGGGAATCTGATTGCGTTCCACAGCCGTTATAAGCTCCTGCTGCTGGCGCATTCGCAGCCGCTCTATCGCGAGCTGGGGCGTTTTGTCGCCGCCATCGACAAGTGGGAATCGCTGGACGCCTATTTTGAGGAGTACCGCCTGCGCCTGATGGCGCTGCTGTCCATCCAGGCTACCCGGCGCAACCACACCAACGTGCTGATGCACGTGCAGGGCTATTTCCGCAATCAGCTTAACGGCCGCCAGCGTCAGGAGCTCTCCACGCTTATCGACCGCTACCGTCAGGGCACCCAGCCGCTGCTGGCGCCGGTCACGCTGCTCAAACACTACATGGCGGAATTTCCTGACCCCTACCTTGATCAACAACGCTATTTTGAGCCTTACCCGGAAGCGCTGCGCCTGCGCTATGGCCGGTAA
- the kdpD gene encoding two-component system sensor histidine kinase KdpD, which translates to MTEEPMRPDPDRLLEQTQGRTRGKLKIFFGACAGVGKTYAMLQEAQRLRAQGLDILVGVVETHGRQETAALLKGLAIQPLKRIHHRGRVVQEFDLDGALARNPALILMDELAHSNAPGSRHPKRWQDVDELLDAGIDVFTTVNVQHLESLNDVVGGVTGIQVRETVPDPIFDAADEIVLVDLPPDDLRQRLHEGKVYIAGQAERAIEHFFRKGNLIALRELALRRTADRVDDQMRAWRDRQGQEKVWHTRDAILLCIGQGAGNEKLVRTAARLAARLGSVWHAVYVETPRLHRLSESARRTILSALHLAQELGAETATLADPVEEKAVLRYAREHNLGKIVIGRRNKRRWWSQDTFAERLARHAPDLDLLIVALDDKPAPATAKPADNRTFMEKWRVQMRGCAVALALCALITLVAHQWLIAFDAANLVMVYLLGVVVVALFYGRWPSVLATVINVVSFDLFFIAPRGTLAVSDVQYLLTFAVMLSVGLIIGNLTAGVRYQARIARYREQRTRHLYEMSKALAVGRTARDIAATSQQFIASTFHARGLLLLPDDQGKLQPPQPLADITPWDEAIARWSFDKGLPAGAGTDTLPGVPYQILPLRTAGRTLGLVIVEPSNLRQLMIPEQQRLLETFTLLVASALERLFLTESEEQARLASEREQLRNSLLAALSHDLRTPLTVLFGQAEILTLDLASEGSKHAPQASEIRQHVLNTARLVNNLLDMARIQSGGFNLRKEWLTLEEVVGSALKMLEPGLGGRHIALSLSDPLTLIHVDGPLFERVLINLLENAAKYAGSRAQIGVRAGWRDERLDLEVWDSGPGIPAGQEQAIFAKFARGNKESAIPGVGLGLAICQAIVEVHGGEIYARNRPEGGASFHVLLPKETPPELDIHEVM; encoded by the coding sequence ATGACCGAAGAGCCGATGCGCCCCGACCCGGATCGCCTGCTGGAGCAGACGCAGGGCCGGACGCGCGGAAAACTCAAAATCTTCTTCGGCGCCTGCGCAGGCGTAGGGAAAACCTACGCCATGCTTCAGGAGGCCCAGCGTCTGCGGGCGCAGGGCCTCGATATCCTGGTGGGCGTGGTCGAAACCCACGGTCGCCAGGAGACGGCGGCATTGCTCAAGGGGCTGGCTATCCAGCCCCTTAAGCGTATCCATCACCGGGGCCGCGTGGTGCAGGAGTTCGATCTCGACGGGGCGCTGGCGCGCAACCCGGCGCTTATCCTTATGGATGAACTGGCGCACAGCAACGCGCCCGGCTCGCGCCACCCGAAACGCTGGCAGGATGTCGACGAGCTGCTGGACGCCGGCATCGACGTGTTTACCACCGTTAACGTGCAGCATCTGGAGAGCCTGAACGACGTCGTGGGCGGCGTGACCGGTATCCAGGTGCGCGAAACGGTGCCGGATCCGATTTTCGACGCAGCCGATGAAATTGTGCTGGTGGATTTGCCGCCGGACGATCTGCGCCAGCGCCTGCATGAAGGCAAAGTCTATATCGCAGGCCAGGCCGAGCGCGCCATTGAGCATTTTTTCCGTAAAGGCAATCTTATCGCGCTGCGCGAGCTGGCGCTGCGCCGCACCGCCGACCGGGTAGACGATCAGATGCGCGCCTGGCGCGACCGACAGGGACAGGAGAAAGTCTGGCATACCCGCGACGCCATTTTGCTGTGTATCGGCCAGGGCGCCGGTAACGAAAAACTGGTGCGCACCGCCGCGCGGCTGGCGGCAAGGCTCGGTAGCGTCTGGCATGCCGTGTATGTCGAAACCCCGCGCCTGCACCGGCTGTCGGAATCGGCGCGACGCACCATTTTAAGCGCGCTGCACCTCGCGCAGGAGCTGGGCGCGGAGACCGCGACCCTCGCCGATCCGGTAGAGGAAAAAGCCGTGCTGCGCTACGCCCGCGAGCATAACCTCGGCAAAATCGTCATCGGGCGGCGCAACAAACGCCGCTGGTGGAGCCAGGATACGTTCGCCGAACGCCTGGCGCGCCACGCGCCGGATCTCGATTTACTGATTGTCGCGCTGGATGATAAACCCGCGCCCGCCACGGCGAAACCCGCCGACAACCGCACCTTTATGGAGAAGTGGCGGGTGCAGATGCGCGGCTGCGCGGTGGCGCTTGCGCTTTGCGCGCTGATTACGCTGGTCGCGCACCAGTGGCTTATCGCTTTTGACGCCGCCAACCTGGTGATGGTCTATCTGCTTGGCGTGGTGGTGGTGGCGCTGTTTTATGGCCGCTGGCCGTCGGTGCTTGCCACCGTCATCAACGTAGTGAGTTTCGATCTCTTTTTTATCGCGCCGCGTGGCACGCTGGCGGTGTCGGATGTGCAATATCTGCTGACGTTCGCCGTGATGCTGAGCGTCGGGCTTATCATCGGCAACCTGACCGCGGGCGTACGCTACCAGGCGCGTATCGCACGCTATCGCGAACAGCGCACCCGGCATCTTTATGAGATGTCTAAAGCGCTGGCCGTGGGCCGTACCGCACGCGATATCGCCGCCACCAGCCAGCAGTTTATCGCCTCCACCTTTCATGCTCGCGGCCTGCTGCTGCTGCCGGACGACCAGGGCAAATTACAGCCGCCACAGCCGCTGGCGGACATCACGCCGTGGGATGAAGCCATTGCCCGCTGGAGCTTTGATAAAGGGCTGCCTGCCGGCGCGGGCACCGACACCCTGCCCGGCGTGCCTTATCAAATTCTTCCGCTGCGCACCGCCGGACGGACGCTCGGGCTGGTGATTGTCGAGCCGAGCAATCTGCGCCAGCTAATGATCCCCGAACAGCAGCGGTTGCTGGAGACGTTTACGCTACTGGTGGCAAGCGCGCTGGAGCGGCTGTTCCTGACCGAAAGCGAAGAACAGGCGCGGCTTGCAAGCGAGCGCGAACAGCTGCGCAACTCTCTGCTGGCGGCACTCTCCCACGACCTGCGTACGCCGCTGACGGTGCTGTTCGGCCAGGCGGAAATTCTGACGCTCGATCTGGCCTCAGAAGGCTCGAAACACGCGCCGCAGGCGAGCGAAATCCGCCAGCATGTGCTTAACACCGCAAGGCTTGTGAATAATCTGCTGGATATGGCGCGCATTCAGTCCGGCGGTTTTAACCTGCGTAAAGAGTGGCTGACGCTGGAAGAGGTCGTGGGCAGCGCGCTCAAAATGCTCGAACCGGGTCTCGGCGGGCGGCATATCGCGCTGAGCCTGAGCGATCCGCTGACGCTTATCCACGTTGACGGCCCGCTGTTTGAGCGAGTGCTGATTAATCTTCTGGAAAACGCCGCTAAATATGCGGGGTCACGGGCGCAGATAGGCGTGCGGGCGGGCTGGCGCGACGAGCGGCTCGATCTCGAAGTCTGGGACAGCGGCCCCGGCATTCCGGCTGGTCAGGAGCAGGCGATTTTTGCTAAATTCGCTCGCGGTAATAAAGAATCCGCCATCCCTGGCGTCGGGCTGGGGCTTGCCATTTGCCAGGCGATTGTCGAGGTGCACGGCGGCGAGATTTACGCCCGTAATCGCCCGGAAGGCGGCGCAAGTTTCCACGTGCTGCTGCCCAAAGAAACGCCCCCGGAACTGGATATCCACGAGGTCATGTGA
- the kdpA gene encoding potassium-transporting ATPase subunit KdpA: MAASAFLLIASFLLVLMALARPLGSLLARMIDGEPLPGVGGVERVLWAVLGIRQEEMDWKRYLLAILAFNTLGLVVLFTILMCQGFLPLNPQQLPGLSWHLALNTAVSFVANTNWQSYAGESTVSYFSQMAGLAVQNFLSAATGIAVAFALIRAFARQSATTLGNAWQDLTRVTLWVLVPLSLIIALFFIQQGAIQNFSAYQPFTTLEGARQMLPMGPVASQEAIKMLGTNGGGFFNANSSHPFENPTALTNFVQMLAIFLIPAALCFAFGDAVGDARQGRAILWTMTVIFVVCVALVMWAETAGNPHFLTLGADSAINMEGKESRFGILASSLFAVVTTAASCGAVNAMHDSFTALGGMLPMWLMQIGEVVFGGVGSGLYGMLLFVLLGVFIAGLMIGRTPEYLGKKIDVREMKMTALAILVTPALVLIGTALALMTDAGRAGIFNPGIHGFSEVLYAVSSAANNNGSAFAGLSANTPFWNLLLAFCMWFGRFLVIVPVMAIAGSLAAKKAQPASPGTLPTHGALFIGLLTGTVLLVGALTFIPALALGPVAEHLSLVK; encoded by the coding sequence ATGGCGGCTTCGGCATTTTTACTTATCGCCAGTTTTTTACTGGTGCTGATGGCGCTCGCCAGACCGCTGGGCAGCCTGCTTGCCAGGATGATCGACGGCGAGCCCTTGCCGGGCGTGGGCGGCGTGGAGCGCGTGCTCTGGGCCGTGCTCGGCATTCGTCAGGAAGAGATGGACTGGAAGCGCTATCTGCTGGCGATCCTGGCCTTTAACACACTCGGGCTGGTGGTGCTGTTCACCATACTGATGTGTCAGGGCTTCCTGCCGCTTAATCCGCAACAGTTGCCGGGCCTCTCCTGGCATCTGGCGCTGAACACGGCGGTGAGTTTTGTCGCGAACACCAACTGGCAATCTTATGCGGGCGAAAGCACGGTGAGCTATTTCAGCCAGATGGCGGGGCTCGCGGTGCAAAACTTCCTCTCCGCCGCCACCGGCATTGCGGTAGCGTTTGCGTTGATTCGTGCGTTCGCACGCCAGTCGGCCACAACGCTCGGCAACGCCTGGCAGGATCTTACCCGCGTGACGCTGTGGGTACTGGTGCCGCTCTCGCTGATTATCGCCCTGTTTTTTATTCAGCAAGGCGCGATTCAGAACTTCTCGGCGTATCAGCCTTTCACCACGCTGGAAGGCGCGCGGCAGATGCTGCCGATGGGCCCGGTCGCCTCGCAGGAGGCCATCAAAATGCTCGGCACCAACGGCGGCGGCTTCTTTAACGCCAACTCCTCTCACCCGTTTGAAAACCCGACCGCGCTGACGAACTTCGTGCAGATGCTGGCTATCTTCCTGATCCCGGCGGCGCTCTGTTTCGCCTTCGGCGATGCCGTGGGCGACGCGCGTCAGGGCCGCGCCATTCTCTGGACCATGACGGTGATTTTCGTGGTCTGCGTGGCGCTGGTGATGTGGGCTGAAACGGCAGGCAACCCGCACTTTCTGACGCTCGGCGCCGACAGCGCCATTAATATGGAAGGCAAAGAGAGCCGCTTTGGCATTCTCGCCAGCAGCCTGTTTGCGGTCGTCACGACAGCGGCCTCATGCGGTGCGGTCAACGCCATGCACGACTCCTTTACGGCGCTCGGCGGCATGCTGCCAATGTGGCTGATGCAGATTGGCGAAGTGGTCTTCGGCGGCGTCGGCTCCGGGTTGTACGGGATGCTGCTGTTTGTGCTGCTGGGCGTGTTTATCGCCGGCCTGATGATTGGCCGCACGCCGGAATACCTCGGTAAAAAAATTGACGTGCGCGAGATGAAAATGACCGCGCTGGCGATTCTGGTAACGCCTGCGCTGGTGCTTATCGGCACGGCGCTGGCGCTGATGACCGACGCAGGCCGCGCGGGCATTTTCAACCCCGGCATTCATGGGTTCAGCGAAGTGCTGTACGCGGTCTCGTCCGCCGCCAATAACAACGGCAGCGCCTTTGCGGGCCTGAGCGCCAACACGCCGTTCTGGAACCTGCTGCTGGCGTTCTGCATGTGGTTTGGCCGCTTCCTGGTGATTGTGCCGGTGATGGCGATTGCCGGATCGCTCGCCGCTAAAAAAGCGCAGCCCGCGAGCCCCGGCACGCTGCCTACCCACGGCGCGCTGTTTATCGGCCTGCTGACGGGCACCGTGCTGCTGGTCGGCGCCCTGACCTTTATCCCCGCCCTCGCCTTAGGCCCGGTCGCGGAACACCTTTCTCTTGTGAAATGA
- the kdpB gene encoding potassium-transporting ATPase subunit KdpB, protein MSRKQLALFESSLVRQALIDSFKKLSPRAQWRNPVMFIVWVGSLLTTLIAVAIAAGKLPGEALFTGAISLWLWFTVLFANFAEALAEGRSKAQANSLKGVKKTAFARKLRAPHHDAQVDHVPATDLRKGDIVLVEAGDIIPCDGEVLEGGASVDESAITGESAPVIRESGGDFASVTGGTRILSDWLVIQCSVNPGETFLDRMIAMVESAERRKTPNEIALTILLVALTIVFLLATATLYPFSQYGGAAVSVTVLVALLVCLIPTTIGGLLSAIGVAGMSRMLGANVIATSGRAVEAAGDVDVLLLDKTGTITLGNRQASAFLPAPGVDEKTLADAAQLASLADETPEGRSIVVLAKQRFNLRERDVQSLQATFVPFTAQTRMSGINVQDRMIRKGSVDAIRRHVEANGGQFPAQVDTLVEGVARTGGTPLVVAEGAQVLGVIALKDIVKGGIKERFAQLRKMGIKTVMITGDNRLTAAAIAAEAGVDDFLSEATPEAKLALIRQYQAEGRLVAMTGDGTNDAPALAQADVAVAMNSGTQAAKEAGNMVDLDSNPTKLIEVVHIGKQMLMTRGSLTTFSIANDVAKYFAIIPAAFAATYPQLNALNVMHLHSPASAILSAVIFNALIIVFLIPLALKGVSYKPLAAAAMLRRNLWIYGLGGLVVPFIGIKLIDLLLTLFGLV, encoded by the coding sequence ATGAGTCGCAAGCAACTGGCCCTGTTTGAATCCTCTCTGGTTCGTCAGGCGCTGATCGATTCTTTTAAAAAACTGAGTCCGCGCGCCCAGTGGCGCAACCCGGTCATGTTTATCGTCTGGGTCGGCAGCCTGCTGACCACGCTGATTGCCGTGGCGATTGCCGCCGGGAAACTGCCCGGCGAGGCGCTGTTTACCGGCGCCATCAGCCTGTGGCTGTGGTTTACGGTGCTGTTCGCGAACTTCGCCGAGGCGCTGGCCGAGGGCCGCAGCAAAGCCCAGGCTAACAGCCTGAAAGGCGTTAAAAAGACCGCCTTCGCCCGTAAACTGCGCGCGCCACACCACGACGCCCAGGTGGATCACGTGCCTGCTACCGACCTGCGCAAAGGCGATATCGTGCTGGTGGAAGCGGGCGATATCATCCCGTGTGACGGTGAGGTGCTCGAAGGCGGCGCGTCGGTTGACGAGAGCGCCATTACCGGCGAATCGGCGCCGGTAATCCGCGAATCGGGCGGCGATTTCGCCTCGGTGACCGGCGGCACGCGCATTCTCTCCGACTGGCTGGTCATCCAGTGCAGCGTTAACCCGGGCGAGACGTTCCTTGACCGCATGATTGCGATGGTCGAAAGCGCCGAGCGCCGTAAAACGCCGAACGAAATCGCGCTCACCATTCTGCTGGTGGCGCTCACCATCGTCTTTCTGCTGGCGACTGCGACCCTCTACCCGTTCTCGCAGTACGGCGGCGCGGCGGTTAGCGTGACGGTGCTGGTGGCGCTGCTGGTCTGCCTCATCCCGACGACCATCGGCGGGCTGCTCTCCGCCATCGGCGTGGCGGGCATGAGCCGCATGCTTGGCGCGAATGTGATTGCCACCAGCGGGCGCGCGGTAGAAGCGGCGGGCGATGTGGACGTGTTGCTGCTTGATAAAACCGGCACCATTACGCTTGGCAACCGTCAGGCCTCCGCGTTCCTGCCCGCGCCCGGCGTCGATGAAAAAACGCTGGCGGACGCCGCCCAGCTCGCCTCGCTCGCCGATGAAACGCCGGAAGGCCGCAGCATCGTGGTGCTCGCCAAACAGCGCTTTAACCTGCGCGAGCGCGACGTGCAGAGCCTTCAGGCGACGTTTGTGCCCTTCACCGCCCAGACGCGCATGAGCGGGATTAACGTCCAGGACAGGATGATCCGCAAAGGTTCAGTGGACGCCATTCGCCGCCACGTGGAAGCCAACGGCGGCCAGTTCCCGGCGCAGGTCGATACGCTGGTGGAAGGCGTGGCGCGCACCGGCGGCACGCCGCTGGTGGTGGCCGAAGGCGCGCAGGTGCTCGGCGTTATTGCGCTGAAAGATATCGTCAAAGGCGGCATTAAAGAGCGCTTCGCGCAGCTGCGCAAAATGGGCATCAAAACGGTGATGATCACCGGCGACAACCGGCTGACCGCCGCCGCCATCGCGGCCGAAGCGGGCGTGGATGATTTTCTTTCCGAAGCGACGCCGGAGGCCAAACTGGCGCTGATCCGCCAGTATCAGGCCGAAGGACGACTGGTGGCGATGACCGGCGACGGCACCAACGACGCCCCGGCGCTGGCGCAGGCGGACGTCGCAGTGGCGATGAACTCCGGCACCCAGGCGGCGAAAGAGGCGGGGAACATGGTGGATCTCGACTCTAACCCCACCAAGCTCATCGAAGTGGTGCATATCGGCAAACAGATGCTGATGACGCGCGGCTCGCTGACGACGTTCAGTATCGCCAACGACGTGGCCAAATATTTCGCTATTATCCCGGCGGCGTTCGCGGCGACTTACCCGCAGCTTAACGCGCTGAACGTGATGCATCTGCACTCGCCCGCCTCGGCCATTCTGAGCGCCGTGATTTTCAACGCGCTGATTATCGTCTTTCTGATCCCGCTGGCGCTGAAGGGCGTGAGCTACAAGCCGCTTGCGGCCGCGGCGATGCTGCGCCGTAACCTGTGGATTTATGGTCTGGGCGGTCTTGTGGTGCCGTTTATCGGCATCAAGCTCATCGACCTGCTGTTAACGCTGTTTGGTCTGGTTTAA
- a CDS encoding YbfA family protein, with protein MSLYKKYPAHQVFLRRALVLIAGIVALPVMLFWKDRARFYSYLHRVWSKTSDQPVWMAQAEQAACDFY; from the coding sequence ATGTCTTTATATAAAAAATATCCTGCGCATCAGGTCTTCCTGCGTCGCGCGCTGGTGCTGATCGCGGGTATCGTCGCCCTGCCGGTAATGCTGTTCTGGAAAGATCGCGCTCGCTTTTATAGTTATCTGCACCGCGTATGGTCGAAAACCAGCGATCAGCCGGTCTGGATGGCGCAGGCTGAACAAGCTGCCTGCGATTTCTACTGA